A genomic stretch from Candidatus Melainabacteria bacterium includes:
- a CDS encoding CoA-disulfide reductase, with translation MSAKEAATKKKIVIVGGVAGGMSAAARARRLSEQSEIIVIERGAHVSFANCGLPYFLGGEIESQDRLLVVKEPDLRSKLRLDIRVNSEVVSINAQEKSVEIRETKNSRVYQETYDELILAVGAAPLKPRIPGIDLPGLFTIRSLEDVEVIEDWVRRQNPQSVVVAGGGFIGLEIAEQYANKGMDVTLLDGRDHVLAPLDPEMAALVQDELEKNKVSLVLGSPISKFHAADQIVSKGVSPKSCWVEAGSHAPIPADMVILGLGVRPETTLARSAGLEIGERGGIKVDAHLQTSSPHVWAVGDVIEVRQPITDTQTLIALGGPANRQGRIAADNIFGRNESYDGTIGTAILRVFDLTVASVGQNEQTLNELRIPYEVVYVHPSHHAGYYPGAERLDMKVIFHAESGKLLGAQIIGKHGADKRIDVIATAIKAKMTIRDLAELELAYAPPFGSAKDPINLAGMVGTNILDGLVVQVDWRQAAKALNDSNFVLVDVRTDAERKRGFIQNSIHIPLPELRNRVSEIPKDKQIITYCQSGQRSYMAYRTLKQMGFDVKNLAGGYFTWMSANPKSKLVDSQRCVAI, from the coding sequence ATGTCAGCGAAAGAAGCCGCAACGAAGAAAAAAATTGTCATTGTTGGAGGTGTGGCTGGCGGCATGAGCGCGGCGGCGAGGGCGCGTCGTCTTTCTGAGCAGTCGGAAATCATAGTCATAGAAAGAGGCGCGCATGTTTCCTTCGCGAATTGTGGATTGCCCTATTTCCTGGGCGGTGAGATTGAGTCTCAAGATCGGCTGTTGGTAGTTAAGGAACCTGACCTCAGGAGTAAGTTGCGACTTGATATTCGTGTCAATAGTGAAGTTGTGTCTATCAATGCGCAAGAAAAATCAGTAGAAATTCGCGAAACGAAAAATTCCCGAGTTTATCAAGAGACCTATGATGAGTTGATTCTGGCGGTTGGTGCCGCGCCGCTCAAGCCTCGAATACCAGGAATTGATCTACCCGGACTTTTCACGATTCGTAGTCTTGAAGATGTAGAAGTGATTGAAGATTGGGTGCGCCGCCAAAACCCTCAAAGTGTGGTAGTTGCCGGTGGTGGTTTTATAGGGCTTGAAATCGCTGAGCAATATGCGAATAAGGGAATGGATGTAACTTTGCTCGATGGGCGAGATCACGTTTTGGCGCCACTAGATCCAGAAATGGCGGCGCTTGTTCAAGACGAACTGGAGAAAAATAAAGTCAGTCTCGTTTTGGGCTCTCCGATCTCAAAATTTCATGCTGCAGATCAAATCGTAAGCAAAGGCGTCAGTCCTAAATCCTGCTGGGTAGAGGCGGGAAGTCATGCCCCTATTCCTGCGGATATGGTTATTCTGGGGCTTGGTGTGCGTCCTGAGACAACGCTGGCACGTAGCGCCGGTCTGGAGATTGGCGAGCGAGGCGGAATTAAAGTCGATGCGCACTTGCAAACAAGTTCTCCTCATGTCTGGGCTGTTGGCGATGTCATTGAGGTGCGCCAACCGATCACTGATACACAGACTCTCATTGCTCTTGGAGGACCTGCAAATCGACAAGGACGAATAGCCGCAGATAATATATTCGGCAGAAATGAAAGTTACGATGGCACCATCGGCACGGCAATTCTCAGAGTCTTCGACCTTACTGTTGCCTCAGTCGGGCAGAACGAGCAGACTCTGAACGAATTGCGGATTCCGTACGAGGTTGTCTACGTACACCCCAGTCATCATGCCGGTTATTACCCCGGCGCGGAAAGACTAGATATGAAAGTGATTTTCCATGCCGAATCCGGAAAGTTGCTGGGCGCGCAGATAATCGGCAAGCACGGTGCTGATAAGCGCATCGATGTTATAGCGACTGCTATAAAAGCGAAAATGACAATCCGAGATCTGGCTGAGTTGGAACTGGCTTATGCTCCGCCGTTTGGATCTGCTAAGGACCCGATCAATCTCGCCGGTATGGTGGGGACAAATATTCTCGATGGTTTGGTTGTTCAAGTTGATTGGCGCCAGGCTGCTAAAGCTTTGAACGACAGCAACTTCGTGCTCGTCGACGTCAGAACCGACGCCGAAAGAAAGAGGGGATTCATACAAAACAGTATTCATATCCCTCTTCCTGAATTGCGGAACAGAGTTTCAGAGATCCCGAAAGACAAGCAAATAATTACGTATTGTCAGAGTGGGCAACGCTCATACATGGCCTATAGAACACTCAAGCAAATGGGCTTTGATGTGAAGAATCTGGCGGGTGGCTATTTTACCTGGATGTCCGCAAACCCTAAAAGCAAATTGGTTGATTCTCAGCGCTGCGTTGCGATTTGA
- a CDS encoding alpha/beta fold hydrolase codes for MNVHSLKKQLCFLSAATLLGLSFGVANAENCSSQVVPSKVSGVNSSASNSKTSSASSDSVGALCKEDPSCVVVGGTHFLEWKSPTPAKMIVVCIHGLGLCARAYKPLAKELSEAGIDGFGVNVRGFGPDRDQPDRVKLDCVDTVGDVRQLLESIHKAHPDYKVFLVGESMGGALSIRIAAENPNLVDGVVCSAPAWKLLKTHRTAAKGIVELVFFPHSAPGPAGKAIIHQATSNPELTRHWLNDHSHKLKLTLGEATAFLNFISKTDGYAKQLQTPVLVVQGLNDHLVSPKSVARLFADIPVGNKTFLIDGTGEHLVLEEGGYTPAVIEKLVTWMKTGAVKEASTLQIESVDSLDLSAKEKKRLSTLMRIAGNSKRL; via the coding sequence ATGAATGTTCACTCGCTCAAAAAGCAATTGTGCTTTCTTTCAGCGGCAACCCTGCTGGGTCTATCGTTCGGAGTTGCAAACGCCGAGAACTGTTCGTCGCAGGTGGTTCCGTCGAAAGTTTCAGGCGTAAACTCAAGCGCTTCGAACAGCAAAACTTCAAGCGCCTCGTCAGACAGTGTTGGTGCTCTCTGTAAGGAAGATCCCTCGTGTGTCGTAGTTGGTGGAACGCATTTCCTGGAGTGGAAAAGTCCGACCCCCGCAAAAATGATCGTTGTTTGCATCCACGGCTTGGGTCTCTGTGCAAGGGCTTACAAGCCGTTAGCAAAGGAACTTTCTGAAGCTGGTATCGACGGTTTTGGTGTAAATGTCCGTGGGTTCGGGCCCGATCGCGACCAGCCCGATAGGGTCAAGCTTGATTGCGTCGATACAGTCGGCGATGTACGGCAGTTGTTGGAATCGATTCATAAAGCGCATCCAGATTACAAAGTATTCCTGGTTGGTGAGTCTATGGGCGGTGCTCTTTCCATTCGAATAGCGGCTGAGAACCCAAATCTTGTTGATGGCGTCGTGTGTTCAGCGCCAGCCTGGAAGTTGCTCAAGACTCATCGTACTGCCGCTAAGGGAATTGTTGAGCTGGTTTTCTTTCCGCATAGTGCGCCTGGTCCTGCCGGCAAAGCAATAATCCATCAGGCGACAAGCAATCCTGAGCTGACCCGGCACTGGCTCAACGATCACTCTCATAAGTTGAAGCTTACATTGGGGGAAGCGACGGCATTTCTCAACTTCATTTCGAAAACGGATGGTTACGCGAAGCAGTTGCAAACGCCGGTTCTGGTCGTACAGGGGCTTAACGATCACCTGGTCTCTCCAAAATCGGTTGCTCGGCTTTTCGCCGACATACCGGTTGGGAACAAAACTTTTCTTATTGATGGAACCGGTGAGCATCTGGTTCTTGAAGAAGGTGGCTACACTCCTGCCGTTATAGAAAAACTTGTCACCTGGATGAAAACCGGCGCAGTGAAAGAAGCGTCGACGCTGCAAATCGAATCTGTAGATAGTCTCGATTTATCCGCAAAAGAGAAGAAAAGGCTCTCTACATTGATGCGCATTGCTGGTAATTCGAAGCGCTTGTGA
- a CDS encoding DUF389 domain-containing protein: MPPLLHPVEESRLNALQERLESISRLSVDFLVLLAGATFIATFGLFQNSPGVIIGAMIIAPLMRPLVGLSLATLTADTKLLGRAFLTLVVGTLTTILISGTLGMVFRSLELTPEILGRTQPTLLDLGVAMFAGAIGAYCQANEKLADTLAGVAIAVALVPPLSVVGIGLAFANAAVFSGAALLYVTNLIGITVSGAIVFLLMGFTPLHRAKKGLVISAVLSLLLVVPLALSMRELVLENQINANIKRILQERTHTFQDVELHDVRVERYKRPMTVSATVLSPGQPITVKQVALVQDFLIRETDMPLKFRLQVIPSMQITADGVSSADTGAVRDKSSGEESPDSQSKSLESR, encoded by the coding sequence ATGCCACCGTTATTGCATCCAGTTGAAGAATCCCGATTGAACGCTCTGCAGGAGCGACTCGAATCAATCAGCAGGTTGTCTGTTGACTTCCTCGTGCTGCTCGCTGGAGCAACTTTCATCGCCACCTTTGGGCTTTTTCAGAACAGTCCAGGTGTGATCATTGGCGCCATGATTATTGCGCCTCTAATGCGGCCGCTGGTTGGTCTTTCGCTCGCTACATTGACGGCGGATACCAAGCTGCTCGGGCGGGCTTTTCTCACGCTGGTGGTGGGAACGCTCACTACGATTCTCATCTCCGGCACACTGGGCATGGTCTTTCGATCTCTAGAGCTGACTCCGGAGATCCTCGGTCGCACGCAGCCGACGCTGTTGGATCTGGGTGTGGCAATGTTTGCCGGTGCTATCGGTGCTTATTGTCAGGCAAATGAAAAGCTTGCTGATACTCTGGCGGGGGTAGCGATAGCTGTTGCCCTGGTACCGCCCCTGAGTGTTGTCGGTATTGGTCTGGCTTTTGCTAACGCTGCCGTGTTCTCTGGCGCAGCTCTTCTTTATGTAACTAACTTGATTGGAATCACTGTATCTGGTGCGATTGTTTTTTTGTTGATGGGGTTTACGCCTTTGCACCGGGCGAAGAAGGGGCTTGTCATATCCGCTGTATTGAGCCTTTTGCTCGTAGTGCCTCTAGCACTGAGTATGAGAGAACTCGTCCTGGAGAATCAAATCAATGCCAACATCAAGCGAATTCTTCAAGAAAGGACGCATACGTTCCAGGATGTTGAGCTTCATGATGTTAGGGTGGAGCGATATAAGCGTCCTATGACGGTCAGCGCTACGGTGTTGTCGCCGGGGCAGCCGATTACAGTGAAGCAAGTGGCGTTAGTACAGGATTTTCTGATCCGCGAAACGGATATGCCACTTAAATTCCGGCTGCAGGTTATCCCCTCTATGCAGATCACCGCTGATGGAGTTTCCAGCGCTGACACTGGTGCTGTCAGAGATAAGTCCTCTGGAGAAGAGTCTCCAGATAGTCAATCTAAAAGTTTAGAAAGTCGATAA
- a CDS encoding zinc-binding alcohol dehydrogenase family protein yields MKTAILSKAHQQPQLTDAERPKVKEHDVLVRVDACAVCRTDLHVIDGDLPSPKYPLVLGHEIVGTIEEAGKNVDQLHVGDRVGIPWLASACLQCDYCKNGKENLCDEAKFTGYTVDGGFTEYTIADSRFCFRIPDNYDSVHAAPLLCAGLIGWRSLRFTGDAYKLGIYGFGAAAHVITPVALSEGKKVFAFTSPGDTERQEFARELGCTWAGGSDQNAPEELDGAIIFATVGALVPTALKAIRKGGTVVCGGIHMSDIPSFSYDLLWGERTVRSVANLTRADGHDFFKRISDVQIQTHVRRFPLSALNDAIDQFRHGKIKGAAVIVPSQS; encoded by the coding sequence ATGAAGACAGCAATCCTGAGTAAAGCGCACCAACAGCCACAGTTAACAGACGCAGAACGGCCAAAGGTAAAAGAACACGACGTATTGGTCAGAGTGGACGCATGCGCTGTATGCAGAACAGATCTGCATGTAATAGATGGAGACCTGCCGTCACCCAAATATCCACTCGTACTGGGTCACGAAATCGTAGGCACTATTGAAGAGGCTGGTAAGAACGTCGATCAATTACATGTTGGAGACCGAGTCGGCATTCCCTGGCTTGCCTCTGCCTGCCTGCAATGTGACTACTGTAAAAACGGCAAAGAGAATCTGTGCGATGAAGCGAAATTTACAGGCTACACCGTAGACGGTGGCTTCACAGAATACACAATAGCCGACTCGAGATTTTGCTTTCGGATCCCCGATAACTATGATTCCGTACACGCCGCGCCTCTACTGTGCGCCGGACTGATCGGCTGGCGTTCGTTGAGGTTCACAGGCGATGCTTATAAACTGGGCATCTACGGTTTCGGCGCTGCGGCGCACGTGATTACTCCTGTCGCCTTGAGCGAAGGGAAAAAAGTCTTTGCCTTCACTTCTCCAGGCGACACAGAGCGACAGGAATTCGCAAGAGAACTCGGATGTACCTGGGCAGGCGGCTCAGATCAAAACGCCCCAGAAGAGCTGGACGGAGCAATCATTTTTGCTACAGTGGGCGCTCTTGTTCCGACGGCGCTGAAAGCCATTCGCAAAGGTGGAACTGTCGTCTGTGGCGGCATTCACATGAGCGATATTCCATCTTTCAGCTATGACTTGCTGTGGGGCGAACGAACTGTCAGGTCTGTTGCAAACTTGACGCGAGCGGATGGTCACGACTTTTTCAAACGAATTAGTGATGTACAAATCCAAACACACGTGCGAAGGTTTCCCTTGTCTGCATTGAACGACGCAATCGACCAATTCAGGCACGGCAAAATCAAGGGCGCAGCCGTCATCGTGCCCAGCCAGTCTTAA
- a CDS encoding CDP-alcohol phosphatidyltransferase family protein gives MNQIPNIITFVRLFAATAIALDCTNPSCWKSFIYWFVAAGISDMLDGAIARRFNWCSQFGARLDSISDLALYMAVTLAICVSRGYAISENCLLVLVGFALQIHHIWYCWSKFRTFPAYHSDLARLSAYGIFFLVVFFWCFGNTLFITVSLALWVLCSVEGVLITQRLQESRENVPGLWAIQSANSESKIGNSELKVVNLE, from the coding sequence ATGAACCAAATCCCCAACATCATCACTTTCGTTCGTTTGTTTGCGGCAACAGCCATAGCTCTTGATTGTACGAATCCATCGTGCTGGAAGTCGTTTATTTATTGGTTCGTTGCTGCAGGAATTTCGGACATGCTTGACGGCGCTATAGCGCGACGGTTTAACTGGTGTTCTCAGTTCGGTGCGCGGTTGGATAGTATCTCCGATCTGGCGCTTTATATGGCGGTAACGCTCGCTATTTGTGTCAGTAGAGGCTATGCAATCAGTGAGAACTGCTTGCTCGTTCTTGTCGGGTTTGCTCTTCAGATTCACCATATATGGTACTGCTGGTCCAAGTTTCGGACATTCCCCGCCTATCATTCTGATTTGGCTAGATTGAGTGCGTACGGTATTTTCTTTCTTGTCGTATTTTTCTGGTGCTTTGGAAATACTTTGTTCATCACAGTTTCGCTGGCACTTTGGGTGTTGTGCTCCGTTGAGGGGGTGTTGATAACGCAAAGGCTACAGGAATCGCGCGAAAACGTGCCTGGATTGTGGGCTATTCAGTCGGCGAATTCGGAATCGAAGATAGGGAATTCGGAATTGAAGGTAGTGAATTTGGAATAG
- a CDS encoding threonine/serine dehydratase — MSEEKICLGDVLVAKKRIGKYIANTPLVKSSWLSNLTGADVYMKLENVQVTGSFKYRGALNALFWAKENHINKVFTASAGNHGLGVAEASVHTEVQATVCVPQTASPLKKQKLQSYSISLIQHGDECDVTEAYARRLANEKKGFYLSPYNNKEVIAGAGTIALEMLEEIPTLSTLVVSVGGGGLASGIAIAAKSINPDIKVIGVVAANSPVMSTSVVAGRVVRAFQDKTIADGIAGNIEPESITFDFVRELVDDWITVDEEDIVSTVFEFLDNEGMLIEGAASATVAAISRKLLKFGAKEKVGIVICGGNIARNDWREILVQHLVGVTKA, encoded by the coding sequence ATGTCAGAAGAGAAAATTTGCCTGGGCGATGTGCTGGTAGCTAAGAAGCGCATCGGAAAGTACATTGCCAACACGCCGCTCGTCAAAAGCAGCTGGCTGAGTAACCTCACTGGCGCCGACGTCTATATGAAGTTGGAAAACGTTCAGGTGACTGGCTCGTTCAAATACAGAGGCGCTCTGAATGCTCTCTTCTGGGCGAAAGAAAATCACATCAATAAGGTATTCACTGCCTCAGCCGGTAATCATGGACTGGGCGTTGCGGAGGCTTCTGTTCACACCGAAGTTCAAGCGACCGTCTGTGTGCCTCAAACTGCTTCGCCGTTGAAAAAGCAGAAGCTGCAGAGTTACAGCATTTCCCTGATTCAGCATGGCGATGAGTGCGATGTGACTGAAGCATACGCCCGTCGTCTGGCTAACGAAAAGAAAGGATTCTACCTTTCCCCATACAACAATAAAGAAGTAATCGCCGGTGCCGGCACAATTGCTTTAGAGATGCTGGAGGAGATTCCGACGCTGTCGACTCTCGTGGTTTCGGTGGGCGGAGGCGGATTGGCCAGTGGTATTGCAATTGCTGCAAAGTCCATCAATCCTGACATCAAAGTTATCGGTGTGGTTGCAGCTAACTCTCCAGTGATGAGCACATCAGTTGTAGCTGGTCGCGTTGTGCGCGCTTTCCAGGACAAAACGATTGCAGACGGCATTGCCGGAAATATCGAGCCTGAATCAATAACTTTCGACTTTGTTCGAGAATTGGTCGATGATTGGATTACTGTCGACGAAGAAGATATCGTCTCGACCGTTTTTGAATTCCTGGATAATGAAGGCATGTTGATCGAAGGTGCGGCTTCTGCAACCGTTGCCGCTATCAGTCGTAAGCTTTTGAAATTCGGCGCCAAAGAGAAAGTTGGAATTGTTATTTGCGGCGGCAATATCGCGCGTAATGATTGGCGTGAGATCTTAGTTCAGCATTTAGTCGGTGTGACGAAAGCCTAG
- a CDS encoding histidinol-phosphate transaminase → MSDPSQISASNAGQPIPKRLVPPHIEALKPYQPGRPPEQLKKELGIDRFINLASNENPLGPPESALKIIQESLQDMNRYPEMGGMRLRSALAERYNVKVENVALGSGSESTMANIVRAFLHGDDEVLTSQGTFIGLYVLVRAQGVKLNMVPLKNYAFDLDAIAGAINDRTKIIYLCNPNNPTGTIITRNQFDDFIKKVPEHVLVILDEAYYEFSGDNPAFPDSMSYRLDNVLTLRTFSKAYAMAGIRLGYGLGHEYLIDFVNRIKLPFEPNCLAQAAGLAALADDAFLERTLSNNKAGMKLIEQELDQLGLMRVPSHGNFILVEMDTAERVAQIHEGLLRHGIAIRPLTAFGLPTCVRITIGKPEENELLVKALRNVVPTLS, encoded by the coding sequence ATGTCAGATCCAAGCCAAATATCAGCTTCTAACGCAGGTCAGCCAATACCTAAACGGCTCGTGCCTCCGCACATCGAAGCCCTGAAACCCTATCAACCAGGACGCCCTCCTGAGCAGCTCAAGAAAGAACTCGGCATTGACCGATTTATCAACTTAGCCTCGAACGAAAATCCTCTTGGACCACCCGAGAGCGCGCTCAAAATCATTCAAGAATCGCTGCAAGACATGAACCGCTATCCCGAGATGGGAGGCATGCGTTTACGCTCAGCCCTGGCTGAACGCTACAACGTGAAAGTAGAAAACGTCGCGCTAGGCAGTGGCTCGGAAAGTACCATGGCCAACATCGTGCGCGCATTCCTTCATGGCGACGATGAAGTACTTACGTCTCAAGGCACTTTCATTGGTCTTTACGTTTTGGTTCGCGCTCAGGGCGTGAAGCTCAACATGGTGCCGCTGAAGAATTATGCATTCGACCTGGACGCGATTGCTGGAGCAATCAACGACCGCACCAAGATTATCTATCTGTGCAATCCGAACAATCCAACCGGAACAATCATTACTCGCAACCAATTTGATGACTTCATCAAGAAGGTGCCAGAACACGTTCTCGTCATCCTGGACGAAGCTTATTACGAATTTAGCGGAGATAACCCTGCCTTCCCAGATTCAATGAGCTACAGACTCGACAACGTCCTTACGCTGAGAACATTCTCAAAGGCGTATGCAATGGCCGGAATTCGACTCGGATACGGACTCGGTCACGAATACTTGATCGATTTCGTCAACCGCATCAAATTGCCGTTTGAGCCAAACTGCCTGGCACAAGCTGCCGGATTAGCAGCACTTGCTGACGACGCGTTTTTAGAACGAACACTCTCAAACAATAAAGCCGGAATGAAATTGATCGAACAAGAACTCGATCAGTTGGGATTAATGCGCGTACCTTCACATGGCAATTTCATCCTTGTCGAAATGGATACAGCAGAGCGCGTCGCACAGATCCACGAGGGACTGTTGCGTCACGGCATCGCGATTCGCCCATTGACTGCATTCGGACTCCCAACATGCGTCCGCATAACAATAGGTAAACCGGAAGAGAACGAATTGCTTGTAAAAGCTTTGCGCAACGTCGTTCCAACATTGTCGTAA
- a CDS encoding PDZ domain-containing protein: MIYDKSLSRTAMWISLTAAACTQLQLAACAHNSEQRVDRTTPLVPQTAKLDTARTVENRLFGSAQKIDAETEISGSAQTTTDQHHTQMFQLAAEKLTAGEELNAEEYRALGVGITGYEVYSKFFKNQGVVEAVYEDSPADRAGIKVGDKVTNLHISQTVEDKARANPAQPLWSVAFKRVGTPVELTVVRHGKEIPMTLITYNIEDIKDPEIRHMFEQMISNLGFPKEGEFSATSMKELTGAPDP, from the coding sequence ATGATTTACGACAAAAGCCTGAGCCGTACCGCAATGTGGATAAGCCTGACAGCCGCAGCTTGCACGCAGTTGCAGTTAGCTGCTTGCGCTCATAACAGCGAGCAACGGGTTGACCGGACCACGCCTTTAGTACCTCAAACTGCGAAGCTGGACACAGCCAGAACTGTCGAAAATCGGTTGTTCGGCTCTGCCCAGAAAATCGATGCCGAAACCGAAATCAGTGGATCGGCCCAGACAACCACCGATCAGCATCACACTCAGATGTTTCAGCTTGCCGCGGAAAAACTGACGGCTGGTGAAGAACTAAATGCCGAAGAATACCGAGCATTGGGCGTAGGCATCACGGGATATGAGGTCTACAGTAAGTTTTTCAAGAATCAAGGCGTAGTAGAAGCCGTCTATGAAGATTCGCCTGCTGACCGCGCCGGAATCAAAGTCGGCGACAAGGTGACGAATCTACACATCTCACAAACAGTTGAAGATAAAGCACGCGCAAATCCTGCCCAACCACTGTGGTCGGTGGCTTTCAAAAGGGTGGGTACTCCAGTCGAATTGACAGTAGTGCGCCATGGGAAGGAGATCCCGATGACTTTGATTACGTATAACATCGAAGACATCAAGGATCCAGAAATCCGGCACATGTTCGAGCAGATGATTAGCAACCTGGGATTTCCAAAAGAAGGCGAGTTCAGCGCTACCAGCATGAAAGAACTAACTGGTGCACCTGATCCTTAG
- the hppD gene encoding 4-hydroxyphenylpyruvate dioxygenase — protein sequence MAKNSAELERAQAVNEISVDGFDHVEFYVGNALQACYYYYQGFGFDLIGYRGLETGERTKVSYILKQDHVFLILTGSLNATSDVAEHVHQHGDGVKSVGFRTRDVKAAYEAAIARGATCAGKPVQFEDENGKFMSASVRTYGDTIHTFVQRNEWNGPFMPGFKPVTNKKGKSVGLAAIDHIVGNVEVDHMEKWVKYYQDVFGFYVYQYFDASDISTQYSALVSKVMANKSGSIKMPINEPAAGKRKSQIQEYLDYYTAPGVQHIAISTRDIIATVSELRNRGIEFLTVPQSYYDALPERVGKIDEDIAQLAPLGILVDRESDGYLLQIFTKPVQDRPTLFFEVIQRKGAKGFGKGNFQALFESIELEQEKRGNL from the coding sequence ATGGCCAAAAATTCGGCGGAACTTGAGAGAGCTCAAGCAGTAAATGAAATCTCGGTTGATGGATTCGACCATGTCGAATTCTATGTCGGCAATGCGCTACAGGCTTGTTACTACTACTACCAGGGTTTCGGGTTCGACCTGATTGGTTACCGTGGGCTCGAGACTGGGGAAAGAACCAAGGTTTCGTACATTCTCAAGCAAGATCATGTGTTTTTGATTCTGACTGGATCTCTGAATGCTACCAGCGACGTCGCTGAGCATGTTCATCAGCATGGTGATGGAGTCAAATCTGTCGGGTTTAGAACTCGCGACGTCAAAGCGGCGTACGAGGCGGCCATAGCTCGCGGCGCAACCTGTGCCGGCAAGCCCGTTCAATTCGAGGATGAGAACGGTAAATTCATGTCGGCATCAGTCAGAACCTATGGCGATACAATCCACACGTTCGTGCAACGAAATGAGTGGAATGGACCATTCATGCCAGGTTTCAAACCCGTCACTAACAAGAAGGGCAAGTCAGTCGGTCTGGCTGCAATCGATCACATAGTTGGTAACGTCGAAGTCGATCACATGGAGAAGTGGGTCAAGTACTATCAGGACGTTTTTGGATTCTACGTCTATCAATATTTCGACGCCAGCGACATCAGCACGCAGTATTCAGCGCTTGTTTCCAAAGTTATGGCAAACAAGAGCGGCTCAATCAAAATGCCTATCAATGAACCTGCGGCAGGCAAGCGCAAATCACAGATCCAGGAATATCTCGACTATTACACCGCCCCTGGTGTGCAGCACATTGCCATTTCAACGAGAGACATCATTGCGACCGTTAGCGAATTGCGCAATCGAGGCATCGAATTCTTAACTGTGCCACAATCGTATTATGATGCGTTGCCTGAACGCGTCGGAAAAATCGATGAGGATATTGCGCAGTTGGCACCACTGGGAATTCTTGTAGATAGAGAATCTGATGGATACTTGCTGCAGATTTTCACAAAGCCCGTTCAAGATCGTCCGACTCTATTCTTTGAAGTAATTCAACGAAAAGGCGCTAAAGGTTTTGGAAAGGGTAACTTCCAGGCTTTGTTCGAATCAATCGAACTTGAACAAGAAAAACGAGGAAACTTGTAA
- a CDS encoding tetratricopeptide repeat protein, with protein MKRTSLWCFSVATVLLAGGCSKTLTTSEATRKVEKGQNLYYRSDDAANPSSSSSSREASALVAAQNQQLSGFNAEVETAVAEQSLIAWRKALAGDEKGSLAMLDKLDEKYPDVLTLKFMRGQILEHFGKKKEALKYYQMAVTGNEFSSIKLFKLAEIKRTTGDAKGAVEDYRLLVQRAPDFAPAKLGLAQSLLALDKNSEEGKKLVEEVLAAEPANKEAKAIQLTFKSK; from the coding sequence ATGAAACGAACAAGCCTGTGGTGCTTTTCGGTTGCAACTGTGCTGCTAGCCGGCGGTTGCTCTAAAACCCTCACTACATCAGAAGCTACGAGAAAGGTAGAAAAGGGACAAAATCTTTACTACCGATCCGACGACGCTGCAAATCCGTCCAGTTCGTCCAGTTCGAGAGAAGCATCAGCATTGGTCGCTGCCCAGAATCAACAATTGAGTGGTTTTAACGCTGAGGTTGAAACTGCAGTTGCTGAGCAAAGCTTGATTGCCTGGCGAAAGGCTTTAGCCGGTGATGAGAAGGGCTCGCTTGCGATGCTCGACAAGCTTGATGAAAAATATCCGGATGTCTTGACGTTGAAGTTTATGCGTGGGCAGATTCTCGAGCACTTCGGCAAGAAAAAAGAAGCGCTGAAGTACTATCAAATGGCTGTAACAGGCAACGAATTCAGTTCCATTAAGTTGTTCAAGTTGGCTGAGATTAAGCGCACCACTGGTGATGCCAAAGGCGCCGTTGAAGACTATCGATTGCTCGTTCAGCGAGCACCAGACTTTGCCCCTGCCAAATTGGGATTGGCTCAGTCACTTTTGGCTCTTGATAAAAATTCTGAAGAAGGAAAAAAGTTGGTAGAAGAAGTGCTTGCAGCCGAGCCTGCAAACAAAGAGGCGAAAGCCATACAGTTGACGTTCAAAAGCAAGTAA
- a CDS encoding sulfurtransferase TusA family protein: MTKHDLDLRGVACPMNFVKTRLFLDKVPSGDVLDVLLDAGEPVESVTSSVGAEGHTIEAQIKCPEGHYLLSIRKV, from the coding sequence ATGACTAAGCACGATCTCGATTTGCGCGGCGTCGCCTGCCCAATGAACTTTGTTAAGACCCGGCTCTTTCTCGATAAGGTGCCGTCAGGCGACGTTTTGGACGTTTTACTGGACGCAGGTGAGCCCGTTGAGAGCGTAACATCCAGTGTGGGTGCGGAAGGGCACACGATCGAGGCGCAGATTAAGTGCCCGGAAGGTCACTATCTCTTGAGTATTCGCAAAGTATGA